Proteins from a single region of Dioscorea cayenensis subsp. rotundata cultivar TDr96_F1 unplaced genomic scaffold, TDr96_F1_v2_PseudoChromosome.rev07_lg8_w22 25.fasta BLBR01001413.1, whole genome shotgun sequence:
- the LOC120256379 gene encoding uncharacterized protein LOC120256379, translating into MSSDLQSSHEKMSDARIALLHLQEHYREHSWTARYEILRELFRAKMSEGGEAGEHVLKMISMIERLESLPDYFSQFIVNFNMNDIECTLASLLNKLPKKKKMAKKHNALAPKGVEGVVTNKGKAPMVRESESSKQAGKCFLCGEAGHWKRDYPQLRANGATESGKKMEAG; encoded by the exons ATGAGCAGTGATCTGCAAAGCTCTCATGAAAAGATGAGTGATGCAAGAATAGCACTGTTGCACTTGCAGGAGCACTATAGAGAGCATAGTTGGACTGCTCGATATGAAATATTGAGAGAGCTTTTTAGGGCAAAGATGAGTGAGGGTGGTGAAGCTGGAGAGCATGTCCTCAAAATGATCTCtatgattgaaagattggaa TCTCTTCCTGATTACTTCTCTcagtttattgttaattttaacatGAATGATATTGAGTGCACATTGGCTAGTCTTCTTAATAAGCTA ccgaagaagaaaaagatggccaaGAAGCATAATGCTTTGGCTCCCAAAGGTGTGGAAGGAGTGGTTACGAATAAAGGTAAGGCTCCTATGGTTCGTGAGAGTGAGAGCTCTAAGCAAGCGGGCAAGTGTTTCCTTTGTGGCGAGGCTGGTCATTGGAAGCGAGATTATCCACAGCTCAGAGCAAATGGCGCTACAG AATCTGGAAAGAAGATGGAAGCTGGGTGA